Genomic segment of Perca flavescens isolate YP-PL-M2 chromosome 7, PFLA_1.0, whole genome shotgun sequence:
TTGTTAAGGTTAGCTGGAATTAGCTTGCTATCTTTAACAGTTTTAGCTAACCTGATTGTCCACTGTGTAACGTTAGCAATACAGCCAGCTGTTTCTGTGTAAACATGGCACccatttctctgtgtgtacctGACTGACCCATGGTGTGTTTCCAGTGGCCAGTGGTTTCACCGTGTTAAAGATGTGCTCTCTGGCGTTGTTCCCCCCTCCGCTGCCCTCCGGACAGACCACTCTGTGCGAGTCCAACAACGAGCTGCTGTCAGGAACCACCACTGAAGACCGACTGAAACTGGTCTGATTCAGAGCTGCCGTGTGCAGATATTACTAATAATCTCTCACATGTTAATTAAACGTTTGATATGGACAGGGGTCCGTAATTACAGCACGACCTTGAACAAGAAGACTATCCTGTAATGTATTGTCGTTAAATGTATCTGCGTGTACTTTGCCTAGTAAAGGTTCATTCCATGGTTGTGTGTTTTCTGCAGGAGTCTAGTCCTCTGAGTTTGTTTTTCCCCCGAGAGTCTCTGAAGCTCCACTGTCGCACAGAAAGCAGCAGCAAGGCGGCCTTCCTGGACCACTCTGAAACACTGTGGATGAGGAGTGCAGCAGCGTggtatgacacacacactctcactctcactctcctgcaataaatcctatCTTCATGAGAActttaatgttcagtttttttaaaactgttttcagagaggtgttgattcaacttcaTGATAGTTTTGTATgatgtagtttgtggtgctgttggaCTGTATTGCATTAGTCTCATTGATATAAAGCGGTTGGACATGATAATAGCAACACATGTCAGTAAAATACAATTCAACAGCAACACCATAAACGGAATACTCCAAAATGATCATAGACTTGATAttgtagtagtgtgtgtgtgtgtgtgtgtgtgtgtgtgtgtgtgtgtgtgtgtattttggatTTGTGGATTTGGATATCTGTTTATTGATGATATTTTTTGCACTTTCCTACTTTGTACTGCAACTGCTGCACCCACAACAATTTCCCTCAGGATAAATACAGTTGTGtcttatctatttatttttttaaagttgaatCATTATCTCTCTGTTTCAACTTAATCTGAGCTTTATAACTTTCATGAAGGTAGGATTTATGGCAGGTCTTTATTACTTTAAGAATTGTGACTTGCAGTTAGAATAAACTTGTCAGCGCTGTTTGgtgaacaatgttttttttttttttttttttttcactaccTCAAACATAActttggcatttctgtactgCAGTTTCCTATTAATTATCTGTCAACAAATATGCAAACCCGATATATTTGCAGAAAGCTAATATCAGTCGATTTACAGCTCTAGCTCTAGATGTTATCACATTTCAAGTTATTCTACGATACAATACATAATTGTTCACCAGGAATCTGATATATAACATGTGGTGCGGCTTTCAACCACAAgtgttggtggttcaatcccttATCTCCTCTTGGTGCATGTTGAAGGATCATTttagcaagacactgaaccccaaattgtTCCCAAAGTATAGTTGTGCAAAAAGTAAGCCATATGAATTCAACACCATTTACTCACtttattaaaaagtgtttttcagttTCATAAATATATGCACAACTTAGATGATACAATGAGTAACCGGTGAGGTTTTTAACCTAGCAAACACAGCAATGTGTCTATCAATTGCAAAATAGCCATACATTTGGTTTAAATGGTCAGTAAACAGAACAGTTCTACAGTTCAAATGGAAGGATGCAGCTGCACCCCGTAGGCACTCAAATCCCTGCAATCTGGACCACATTTCTTACTTCATACTTTTACAACATATAGCACTATTTGTACCAGAGATAATAACGCAGTATACTGTCATATCAATCTTTTGTTGCAAGTCTTTCACAGACATAGATCATTTATGCAACTTATCTTTGTCCATTTCAGGCGGGATGGAGGTTTCACAGGGCTACTCGATGAAATAACCAACTCAAATGCAGAAGGTGCGTCGTTTTGCTTGAACAAATGAGCTGTTCCTATATATCAACTGATGAGTTTTTACGTTAACTCTCCTGTATCCTGTGCTGTTGTAGTGCCTAAATGGCTGTCAGTGAGTTCTGGTTGTACCCTGGCGTTGCTCCGGTGGTTCTCTTCCTTTCACGGCTCCCTGTTTCCTCATCTCACAGTAAGTTGTGCttgctggtaaaatatgttgTTGACAGCAATACACTAACTAAATAACCAGATGTTTGTTGTGATGCGCTGATATGGGTTTACCTGTTTTCATTTGCTCCTTAGATGAGCAGTGAGGACATGCTTGCTGAGTTTTCACAAGTGTTGAACTGGTGAGTGCCAACGTTGTTATCTGTTGTTTTTGCTTTCAAAGGGCAAAATATTGAAGATATTATTTATTGTGAATAAACTGGTGGTCAGCAGACATTTTGGAGAAGAGCTAGCCGTTTTTAATATAACTATAGCTTCAACAGTTAGTTGATTGATCTTTTTGTCGATGAACAGAAAATTTAACCACAACcatttttgataatcaattaaccATTTAAGCCATTTTTCAAGGTTCCaggttctcaaatgtgaggatgtgCTGTACATTTAATGACTGAGGACATTGggatggactttttttttattattattactatattcTAATGTTATAGACCAAAAGTTGAATCAATTAATCTGGAAATAATCATCAGATTAATGGATAATGAAAACAATCGTTTGTTAAAGCTTTACAACAAATTTTATTAGGAATTCCTTTTtctaaggaaacatgctaagttgcaATACTATCTTCTCCGACCACAATACtaaagccagtattttctccttttgacaTTTCCATTCTGGGAAGAAATGTCTGTCTTATTTTGGCCTGGTTGTTGTGGTCAACTGCCCATTTTGACACCGGGGTTGCCAGACATGAAACGCAAACACGCAAAAACAACGTGCTGGCTGGCCATGGTAGCAGCAACCAAACAAACTGGATTAACGGAGAGAGATTTATTCTACCCAACCTAAAAAGAACTCAACATCTTTCTAAACCGTTGCATGACCAGAGACCTGGTAAAACACAGTTTAAATACTGGAGATGCAtttaaaagatggagacagcttagagcccaaaaggacgccgagttggctaatttcctcctgaacaggtaagcgtTGAGCTTCATTTAATTCTATCACCGCTAACGTAGTAAGGATGGGCACTTTCTGTCATTTCAACAGTCATGTAAACCTAGCATCATCTAGCAACTCtgctgcgctgtggagtaatgaatggcaatgcgagactagcatcTCGCTAACATTGACATTGTGACTTTGGGTTTAGTGTTCGCAACCTGGCAACCCCTGTGAACTTAGACGCTGGGGAGCAagctctctccagtattttgaattgagaCTGCCGTAACCATTTTAAACGCTAGCTGTCAGTAGTACATGttggacctttttaaaattgttCACTGCAATGGTAAATGAGCTTTCTCTACTTTAATCCTATTTGCTTTACCAGGTCTGACTGTGTGGTGCGAGCTTTTGCCTGGCATCCCCATACAGATAAATTTGCTGTAGCCTTACTGGACGACTCCATTAAGATCTACAACCCCAAAAGGTACCGTACGTAAGCTCTGAAGAAGGCCAACAGTGAACCATAAAGCTGTATGTGTGcaggacagacaaacacaagtgttgttgttttatctCTTCATCATTCTGTGACACTATCCTTTTGTACTCTTGTCTCTCAGTGCCACTACCCCCACACTGAAGCACCGTCTACAGAGGAGTGTTGCAGCAGTGCAGTGGAAGCCGCTGTGTGCAACTGCCCTCGCTGTCGCTTGTCAAAACTGTTTACTGGTCTGGCACGTGGACCCCTGCTCACTGTCAACCAGGTACGTAAACTCCAGGGTATCTACGGGTCCGGTAAagtcttaaaggtgcactatgagttcctgcatggtttcagcgcgattttatttttgtctcaaattgtaGGCATCTCTTCTtgatccactagctgcctgccccctgaatacactgtgaaaaagcccggtccaAAATATACCAAATACTGTACAACAAACCATGTTCCAGCCAATCAACAACTCACGCTACTCAATCAACTCTGCTCACTGTTCTGTATGTGCATGCGCACTACACCCCcaacccctcccccaaccatcttgtcggtgattggctggaacgtggtttgttgtattttggtgcacagcctgtacccctagtgtttgtttgacgtttacgacccctgtgtttgagacaaaaatgaaattgcgctgaaaccatgcaggaactcatagtgcacctttttttaaatcattggaTTCAGTTCCctccaaaaacaaaaaggccTTAGAAGATATTCAACGGCTAGATAatctttttgtgctttttttatgTTGTGAGTTGTTATACATCTCTAAACTACAAGTGAAACTGGTGTGACAGTGGATTTGACACACAGAAGGCTGTTGAATCCGTTTTGTTGGTGTTTTAGTCAGACCTGTAGTAAACACTGTCACTGCTTCTAGCTACTGTAACTAGAAAGCTCATCGTCTCATAATTGTGTCAATTTGAtcttaaatgtattattttctaATTGGTTAATCTAGACATACATATTTTTCCACTTGTCTGGGTCCAGGTCAtgttaattgattaattataTTACCAAGAATTATTGTTATATACAGCTGGTAAGTACAGTCTCTACttgttttttgtgaaaaagtttTTAGATtctattagagctgcaaagattaatcgattagttgtcaactcttaaattaatcgccagctatttcggtttgagtaattctttttttaagacaaaagtaaaaattctctgattccagcttgttaaatgtgaatatgttctctcctttgtgacagtaaactgaatatttttgagttgtggacaaaacaagacatttgaggacgtcagcttgggcttttggaaaacactgatccacatgttTCACcaatttttgacattttataatataacaactaatcgaataatcgagaaaataatcaacagattaattgactatgaaaataatcattagttgcagccctagattcTATGCAGTTTTAAAACGGTCTTAAATTGAACTGTTGCACCATCTTTTCCTGTGCTATGCTCTTCTTGTACCCATCTAGGCCTTCGTCTGGTTGCGCTCAAGTTTTGTCTCACCCCGGTCACTCTCCCATCACTTCCATCGCCTGGTCCCCGAGCGGATCTCTCCTCGTGTCTGCCTCTCCTATGGACACCGCAATGATGGTACGAGGCAACCACTTCAtcataaaagtcaaaattcATCTTGTAAGAAAGTGACTCACAAAGGTATTTGCTGTTGTACTTTTGGCACCGATGTATCTTTCAGGTTTGGGATGTGGCTTCAGAAAGCGGAGTGCCACTTCAGCGTGTTGGAGGAGGTGGGGTCACCTTCCTGTCCTGGTCCCCTGATGGCAGCCATGTCCTGGCCTCTACACCGTCTGCCCTGTTCAGGTCAGAGACTGCACTTCACAGATCCAAGTTTCATAATATACAACTTATACCTTCCTCAAAAGGCTACAATAGCACATTCCATTTAAACGATATGTGAAGCTGCCAATGAATATGTGTTGTATTTTCAACTGAGGCCCGCTCACTTTTAATGAATATTTATGAACATGTAAGAGATTAGTAGCATAGTCTGCAGTTAAGCAGGTGTTATAGGATAATAAgtaggggtgttgaaattaatcattgcatcgatgcatcgcgatgcggacctggacgattctgcatcgatgcagtgacagaccataattgATAACTGCCTACTGATGTTACTGGTTGATTTTCCGGtcgctttttttttgtctgttgtctgctgtgttaaaactctgctacattcaggaTGTGTCTTTATTTTAAGAGCAGACGCAATgaaaaggggagttcatatatatctgactgcttgaatttgttgatgaaaaccatgtgtagcaatatataataataatattgaggcGGTGACGCAtcggtagggctgggcgatatggagaaagtcaaatatcacgatattcttgaccaaataccttgatgtcgatattgcgacgatattgtaggattgacaattggtgctttaataaaatattatttacacaatgagatttttgataatcaTCAGAAATGTCGATTTAATGACAATTAGTGTGTAAATGCAAATAACAggacagctagaacagtcttgagttcagaaaattatatcactttactctaatgcagccttcaaaaccaggaaaagacaacacttaataTATTACGattttacgatatccaaaatctaagacatatctagtctcatatcacgatatcgatatattgcccagccctacgcaTCGGGATATCGATTTGAATcatcgttgacaggataattgTAATCaaatcgtgagaccagtgaagattcactaCCCTAATAAGTAGACAGAAAGTTTTTACACCTAGATGagtacattttctttctccAGGGTTTGGGAAACCAGGATGTGGACCTGTGAGCGTTGGCCATGTGTGAAAGGGCGCTGTCAGGTAAAAACTTGTCACCACGTTTTAACTTTGTTGTTCATTTAGGtaacaaaacattttctaaatcGTGTATTTATTAAATACTGATGAGtcatggtttgtttgttttggttaGTCTGGCTGTTGGAGTCCAGATGGGAGTCGCCTTCTCTTCACCGTACAGGGAGAGACGGTCATCTACGCTCTGACTTTCACTGATACACCAGGTTATCTGTCCCAGTCTTTACGCAGAATAACCAGTTACTTTGTAGAATTATAGTCTTGTTGATAGTTGACATGCAGCctgaattgttttctttttaatgtcggatgaaaaagtgattttgaaAGAGTTTTTAAAACTTGACTAAAGTTGACCTGTGTGATGTCGTTATTCAGCAGGCGTAACTACATGCACATCAAAAGGGCCACAGGCAGCAGCAGTGGTGGCTGACCTATCAGAGACAACCTTTAACACACCAGATGGGGACATCATGTAAGAGCTCTAAACTAGATTGCTGTTTAGCCATATTTTAGCTGGActacaaatgacaaaaaaccgAACAGTGCTCCCAAAAAGGCTCGGAGAGAAACAGCAAGAGAGTTTGAAGCCCTTTGCTCGCAAAATAAATCCTTCATTACAGCATTTGATTTGCACAATTCAGCGTTCAGGAAGTATTTAGTGCTGCTTGACATCCTATCTGCATGTTACATTACAGCCACGTACAGTAAAGTAAAGCTTAGTGTTAATTACCTCTGTCTAATTTGTCTGCCAGTGTTGGTGGAGAGATCCAGTCTTTAGCCTGGGACCCAACAGGAGAGAGGCTCGCAGTGCTTCTGAAAGGTCTTTctcaatttgttttggtgttcaACCCCATTAACCCTATCAGTATTCCATTAGTGTTACTTTTTAGTTTTAATAACTCTTCTCATTCTCCGTATCTTATCTAATGTCTCAGGTGAtccacaagcagcagaccggcCTGCAATCATAGCTGTGTTCAAGACAAGAAGCAACCCCATTTTTGAGCTTTTACCTTGGTTTGTACtgttatgtgtgtttgcatttcatATTTGCGTAGCTTTAGTAGagctaaaaaaatattttccagGGTAGTAATACTGCACATCCCATGTACTGATttattccttgtgtttctctgttttagTGGTTTTGTGCAAGGGGAGCCTGGCGCAGAACCCAGACTGATGCAGTTCCACCCAAACTTCCGGCATGGAGCTCTGCTCACTGTGGTCAGTCTTACTCTATACATatatttatcaattttttttctctcatattATGTTTTAGTTTAATAATGTGGTGTTTTCAGAAATAAATGGAGAGAAAAGAATTTAATAAAGTtgcccaaaatgttttttaaaaggcTTTAAATTTCATTTTACTACTTCAATTTAATATTTTCTCTTGCCTGCCGTAAACAGGAATGCAagttgttaaatgtttttttatatattcgATTGTGGGCTGTTGGGAGATGTTATACCCTAAAAGAGGGATTGTTGCAACAATGGATTGTGCTGCAGGAAGTTGTTTAATCCTTCTTTCTGGAGTTTCAGTCAGCAGCATTAGACCTGTAGCACTGtcactactgctagctacattAGCTAGGAAGCTCATCCTCTCATAAACTTCAAAGAACTTCCCCAAGTGAAATAATTTCTAATTggttaatccatccatccactttGGGCCAGCTATCTGGGTCTAggtttcagacagacagacattcttttttgattatttttttttgtggcattttaggccttttatttgcGACAGGACAgcatagacatgaaaggggggagagagaggggtaatgacatgcagcaaagggccataGGTCAGAATCGAACCGCGGCCGCTGTGTcgaaggactgagcctctgtatatgggcgcatgctctaccaggtgggCTACCCAGGTTACATCGTCCCTCCTGGGTTTTCCTTCATTCTTTGAAACCGGTATAAAATTGCGTGCTATGTGGTATTATTACAAAAGGTCTTTTAAAAAGTCACTAATTTATCTTGGTAAACGCTGATAAATGAATAACCATATTGGTTACTTTTCTCTGTACTCTACCACCTCCAAAGTAACATTTCTCTCTCGGTTCCCAGTGTTGGTCCAGTGGAAGAATTACCCACATGCCTTTCTACTTCCTGAGTGCTGGCGTCCCACATTTTGGCCTCAGTGGCAGTCCTTCACTGCCACGCCCCCAAGAAAGGCCTGCAGACTTTGCCAATCAGTCGCTCTTTACAGAGCTGATGTCTTGACTGACCCTCACCCGCCGTCACACATTACCAAGTCCTTTTTGTTATCATGTATTGTCAATAAATGTGTGAAGTTCTTGCTGAACTAAGACTGCTTtcttatttctcaaaacatttgaacaaaaTAGACACCATTGTGAGATGTGCTCcaaagcaaaaaacttctcagcTTTAAGTTAAGAGAATACTCGTACACCGGCTGTCAAAGGacggctttaaaaaaaaaagattaaaatcgATGCAGCAGAGCCCGAGATATCTGCAGTGTCAAAAACCATACTATATACTGgttctttgtagtttttttagtagaagtgacaaaataaagtaAACTCAAAGCAGACAGAATGCAAACTGGTCAATTCTACCACAGTGCAATGCCCATAAATGTAGGAGCAACTACGGGAAAAATAAATACTGGGTGGTGGTGAAAATGGGTCCAAAAAATCTCCCAAGACATTTGTGTAGCTTTCCAACCAATATAACGCATCatctccttttttatttataatggtGTGTTTGTTGTATACTAACTGCTAAAACAGTATACTGTTACAATTTAGAATGTAGTACGTACTGTAAAGAATTATGTCATGGATTTGGTACGCAGCTAACCTTTTcgggctacagaggtctggtaaacTCTTCTAACGACACACCCCcagattttatttcattttcaaactttttttagtTGTGTCACTTCAGGCAGTTTATCAGATGTCACAGTTCCCTGTGGAGCCCTTAAATTACACAACTTTTTTTACATAGGCAGTCATACCTTCCAAGACCCGTAAATAGATTTCTTGTGTAAAATCAGTTTTCCTTAAATGTCATTAGCATGAAAGTGCCAGGGGCCCAACGGTCCCTGTCACTGAAAGCCAGGAACATACAGATTATTTTTCTGCGCTGCAATCGCATTTTGGAGGGATTGGGATGTTTAAAATCTCCTGAAAATTGGCACACATGTCAGACCTGGTACCGACGGTACCCGAAGGTctgggccgggttcggacagatatttataTATGATGTTCTGGTTCGGgttgggctcggtcacatcagggCAATAAgccattgaacattttaaatttcaaaaagcttattatgtagatgcgcgcctgtgttaacgtgcgtttgttgccccgtgtgcactGATGTCCTCATCTGTTTatatttccgaatgccttcctacagttgcttaataaaagcgggcttttcacacaaacaaacgtacatgtgtcattagtatgagaaaagaaaatgagattttaacagTGTCGGGCtcagacatacagtaaatatggGTAAATATAAGTAAGTAAATattgcctgtcgggctcgggccgggtttggttaggctactgctctgtcGGATGTGGGCCGgactcggacagaaaaatgcggcccgatccgcatAGTTGGGATAAAGTTACTTTGATGTTCACAAAATTTGGTGGGAGCATTGTTCTCATCTTTAGTtacatattcatttttttcaccTGAGAGGAAGTTGGCCATCTTGGATTTTGTGTATTAATTTTCATTTTACGAACACGTTTGAGGACTTGAGGGAGCACAAACACACCTTTGCACCCATGTTCAAACTAGTAATTATTTCGATTGATATCACAAT
This window contains:
- the aaas gene encoding aladin isoform X2 gives rise to the protein MCSLALFPPPLPSGQTTLCESNNELLSGTTTEDRLKLESSPLSLFFPRESLKLHCRTESSSKAAFLDHSETLWMRSAAAWRDGGFTGLLDEITNSNAEVPKWLSVSSGCTLALLRWFSSFHGSLFPHLTMSSEDMLAEFSQVLNWSDCVVRAFAWHPHTDKFAVALLDDSIKIYNPKSATTPTLKHRLQRSVAAVQWKPLCATALAVACQNCLLVWHVDPCSLSTRPSSGCAQVLSHPGHSPITSIAWSPSGSLLVSASPMDTAMMVWDVASESGVPLQRVGGGGVTFLSWSPDGSHVLASTPSALFRVWETRMWTCERWPCVKGRCQSGCWSPDGSRLLFTVQGETVIYALTFTDTPGVTTCTSKGPQAAAVVADLSETTFNTPDGDIIVGGEIQSLAWDPTGERLAVLLKGDPQAADRPAIIAVFKTRSNPIFELLPCGFVQGEPGAEPRLMQFHPNFRHGALLTVCWSSGRITHMPFYFLSAGVPHFGLSGSPSLPRPQERPADFANQSLFTELMS
- the aaas gene encoding aladin isoform X1 produces the protein MCSLALFPPPLPSGQTTLCESNNELLSGTTTEDRLKLESSPLSLFFPRESLKLHCRTESSSKAAFLDHSETLWMRSAAAWRDGGFTGLLDEITNSNAEVPKWLSVSSGCTLALLRWFSSFHGSLFPHLTMSSEDMLAEFSQVLNWSDCVVRAFAWHPHTDKFAVALLDDSIKIYNPKSATTPTLKHRLQRSVAAVQWKPLCATALAVACQNCLLVWHVDPCSLSTRPSSGCAQVLSHPGHSPITSIAWSPSGSLLVSASPMDTAMMVWDVASESGVPLQRVGGGGVTFLSWSPDGSHVLASTPSALFRVWETRMWTCERWPCVKGRCQSGCWSPDGSRLLFTVQGETVIYALTFTDTPAGVTTCTSKGPQAAAVVADLSETTFNTPDGDIIVGGEIQSLAWDPTGERLAVLLKGDPQAADRPAIIAVFKTRSNPIFELLPCGFVQGEPGAEPRLMQFHPNFRHGALLTVCWSSGRITHMPFYFLSAGVPHFGLSGSPSLPRPQERPADFANQSLFTELMS